A single region of the Streptomyces virginiae genome encodes:
- a CDS encoding ISKra4 family transposase, which translates to MKPYDTHATADLFARSVSAFETLMRTLSGTDAGAWTHAELEEHLDAAGRELLRQLLQDHLDLRAMREEQPVRAGSRPLVVGPEGRGRPWRETGHSRWLATVFGLVRVGRVAHRGPGVGNVHPADAALSLPAGRHSMGLRRLAVTEAVRGSFDQAQQAVERRCGKVLGKRRLEELVVAAAVDADSFYQARIPFPCSRQMPLVVQVDGKGVVMRPEALREATRRAAAKAASGHRGRLAPGEKPNRKRMATVACVFDTRPAPRRPHDVIHPPGGRRGERPARPGPKAENKWCTASLVRPPAQVIADAFDQAQARDPKHLRPWIVLVDGARHQLDLVTAEAGRRGVTLHVLLDFVHVAEYVWAAAHAFNKPGTTEAEGWAADHLTAILAGHASRTADQMTAQADREHLSAARREAVDACHRYLTGHLDQLRYDTALNSGWPIATGAVEGACRHLIADRLDITGARWGLDGAEAVLRLRAVVANGDLDSYWRYHAAREHERLYPATDQQEYDLMA; encoded by the coding sequence ATGAAACCGTACGACACTCATGCCACCGCTGACCTCTTTGCCCGCTCGGTCAGTGCCTTCGAGACGCTGATGCGCACCCTGTCGGGCACGGATGCGGGCGCGTGGACCCACGCCGAGCTGGAAGAACACCTCGACGCCGCCGGGCGGGAGCTGTTACGGCAGCTGCTGCAGGACCATTTGGACCTGCGTGCGATGCGCGAAGAACAGCCGGTCCGCGCCGGCAGCAGGCCTCTCGTGGTGGGGCCGGAGGGACGAGGCAGGCCCTGGCGGGAGACGGGACACTCCCGCTGGCTGGCCACTGTGTTCGGGCTGGTCCGCGTTGGCCGGGTTGCTCATCGGGGCCCGGGCGTCGGCAACGTGCACCCCGCCGACGCCGCGCTGTCACTTCCTGCGGGCCGGCACTCTATGGGCCTGCGCCGGCTCGCGGTCACCGAAGCCGTGCGCGGCTCGTTCGACCAAGCCCAGCAGGCGGTCGAGCGTCGCTGCGGGAAGGTGCTGGGCAAACGCCGACTCGAAGAACTGGTGGTCGCGGCCGCGGTCGACGCCGACAGCTTCTACCAGGCCCGGATCCCGTTCCCATGCAGCCGGCAGATGCCGCTGGTGGTCCAGGTGGACGGCAAGGGCGTGGTCATGCGGCCCGAGGCCCTGCGAGAGGCCACCCGCCGGGCCGCCGCGAAAGCCGCCAGCGGTCATCGCGGCCGGCTCGCGCCAGGCGAGAAGCCGAACCGGAAGCGGATGGCGACCGTGGCCTGTGTCTTCGACACCCGCCCGGCCCCCAGGCGCCCCCACGACGTGATCCACCCGCCCGGCGGCCGAAGGGGCGAACGCCCCGCTCGCCCGGGGCCGAAGGCCGAGAACAAATGGTGCACAGCCTCGCTGGTCCGCCCGCCCGCGCAGGTCATCGCCGACGCATTCGACCAAGCCCAGGCCCGCGACCCGAAGCATCTGCGGCCGTGGATCGTCCTCGTCGACGGCGCCCGTCATCAGCTTGACCTGGTCACCGCCGAGGCTGGCCGGCGCGGTGTCACGCTGCACGTGCTGCTGGACTTCGTGCACGTCGCCGAGTACGTCTGGGCCGCCGCCCACGCCTTCAACAAGCCCGGCACCACCGAGGCCGAAGGCTGGGCGGCCGACCATCTGACCGCGATCCTCGCTGGCCATGCCTCCCGCACCGCCGACCAGATGACCGCCCAAGCCGACCGGGAACACCTGTCGGCCGCCCGACGCGAGGCCGTCGACGCCTGCCACCGCTACCTGACCGGCCACCTCGACCAGCTCCGCTACGACACCGCGCTCAACAGCGGGTGGCCGATCGCCACAGGGGCGGTCGAGGGCGCCTGCCGTCATCTGATCGCTGATCGCCTCGACATCACCGGCGCCCGCTGGGGCCTGGACGGAGCCGAAGCCGTCCTACGGCTCCGCGCGGTCGTCGCCAACGGCGACCTCGACTCCTACTGGCGCTACCACGCAGCCCGCGAGCACGAGCGCCTCTACCCCGCGACCGACCAGCAGGAATACGACCTCATGGCTTGA
- a CDS encoding GNAT family N-acetyltransferase, whose protein sequence is MSDLRIQRPDGDAMLKDWQYAHNVIIPTHSLCLDEVRERAQRHHLEIAYLGDDLVGCSTVRPPTDETRTATVIARVLAPHRRQGFGGELYARGVNRARELGAEVIETVVLSSNEDGLRFALKHGFVETERYLLPGDTIPWIDLRLS, encoded by the coding sequence ATGTCTGATCTTCGTATCCAGCGGCCGGACGGCGACGCCATGCTCAAAGACTGGCAGTACGCCCACAACGTGATCATTCCTACCCATTCCCTGTGCCTGGACGAAGTACGGGAACGTGCCCAGCGCCACCACCTGGAGATCGCGTATCTCGGTGACGATCTCGTGGGCTGCAGCACGGTCCGCCCGCCGACGGACGAAACACGGACGGCCACAGTCATCGCCCGAGTGCTCGCCCCTCACCGCAGGCAGGGGTTCGGCGGGGAACTCTATGCGCGCGGGGTCAACCGGGCACGGGAACTGGGGGCCGAGGTGATCGAGACCGTCGTTCTGTCCTCCAATGAGGACGGACTCCGGTTTGCGCTGAAGCACGGCTTCGTCGAGACCGAGCGATACCTGCTACCTGGAGACACGATCCCCTGGATCGACTTGCGGCTCTCCTGA